One Kitasatospora sp. NBC_01287 DNA window includes the following coding sequences:
- a CDS encoding non-ribosomal peptide synthetase gives MAGPAPHPEWNPAPHPPTRGQTVHELFDWCVERGPRAVAVRHGERRVGYAELAEASHAYAAELERLGVGPGTLVPVLMPRSPEFLAVLLAVLRRGAAYAALDPRWPRPRLDGLLERLAGPVLVTTEAGPWAKPAWAPPAVEAVEPGRRPTPVAVTGDDPSAVFFTSGSTGTPKGVLTAHRGNVRLFDRWAFAPVGGGAVMPQSLAATWDAFGLDSWAVLLGGGTIVIQQDSLELARRLRELIAEQDVDTVFLPTAVFHLVVDSDLDAFAGLKVLGTGGERLSATHARRFLERHPGIPLHNMYGPVESTIAATGHLVTLADCDESGPGIPIGRPYDNTAVHILDGADQLCAVGETGEICLSGAGLALGYLNDPGLTAQRFVALPLGQDGAPVLVYRTGDLGRWSEQGLIHFEGRADRQVKLRGFRVELDDVEQGARRVEGVGSCAVVPLAGPDGACEDLCLFYVPSGGSRLTEDQLRTALAAALPGYLVPGQIHRLDQLPVLEDRKVDRHTLAALAVRLRTQGADGDSPRGTTEQLLADLFREILGVAAVPRDISFFALGGTSLTAAQLAGRLEQQFAVRLRLAEIFDAPTVRDLARTLEASPARVD, from the coding sequence GTGGCAGGACCAGCGCCCCACCCGGAGTGGAATCCGGCTCCCCACCCGCCGACCCGCGGACAGACCGTGCACGAGCTCTTCGACTGGTGCGTCGAGCGCGGGCCGCGGGCCGTCGCGGTGCGCCACGGCGAGCGCCGGGTCGGTTACGCCGAACTGGCCGAGGCCTCCCACGCCTACGCCGCCGAGCTGGAGCGACTCGGTGTCGGCCCCGGCACCCTGGTCCCGGTGCTGATGCCGCGCTCCCCGGAGTTCCTGGCCGTGCTGCTCGCCGTGCTGCGGCGCGGCGCCGCCTATGCCGCGCTCGACCCGCGCTGGCCCAGGCCCCGGCTGGACGGCCTGCTGGAGCGGCTGGCCGGACCGGTGCTGGTCACCACCGAGGCCGGCCCGTGGGCGAAGCCCGCGTGGGCGCCGCCCGCCGTGGAGGCCGTCGAGCCCGGTCGGCGCCCCACCCCGGTCGCGGTCACCGGCGACGACCCGAGCGCCGTCTTCTTCACCTCCGGCAGCACCGGCACCCCCAAGGGCGTGCTCACCGCGCACCGCGGCAACGTGCGCCTCTTCGACCGGTGGGCCTTCGCCCCGGTCGGCGGCGGGGCCGTGATGCCGCAGTCGCTCGCCGCCACCTGGGACGCCTTCGGCCTGGACTCCTGGGCCGTGCTGCTCGGCGGCGGCACCATCGTGATCCAGCAGGACTCCCTCGAACTGGCCCGCCGGCTGCGCGAGCTGATCGCCGAGCAGGACGTGGACACCGTCTTCCTGCCCACCGCCGTCTTCCACCTGGTGGTCGACAGCGACCTGGACGCCTTCGCCGGCCTGAAGGTGCTGGGCACCGGCGGCGAGCGGCTCTCCGCCACCCACGCCCGCCGGTTCCTGGAGCGCCACCCCGGCATCCCGCTGCACAACATGTACGGACCGGTCGAGTCGACCATCGCCGCCACCGGCCACCTGGTCACCCTCGCCGACTGCGACGAGAGCGGCCCCGGCATCCCGATCGGCCGCCCCTACGACAACACCGCCGTGCACATCCTGGACGGCGCGGACCAACTCTGCGCCGTCGGCGAGACCGGCGAGATCTGCCTCTCCGGCGCGGGCCTCGCGCTCGGCTACCTGAACGACCCCGGGCTGACCGCGCAGCGCTTCGTCGCCCTGCCGCTGGGCCAGGACGGCGCGCCGGTGCTGGTCTACCGGACCGGCGACCTGGGCCGCTGGTCCGAGCAGGGCCTGATCCACTTCGAGGGCCGCGCCGACCGCCAGGTGAAGCTGCGCGGCTTCCGGGTCGAACTGGACGACGTCGAGCAGGGCGCCCGCCGGGTCGAGGGCGTGGGCAGCTGCGCGGTGGTCCCGCTGGCCGGCCCGGACGGCGCCTGCGAGGACCTCTGCCTCTTCTACGTCCCCTCCGGCGGCAGCCGGCTGACCGAGGACCAGCTGCGCACCGCCCTCGCCGCGGCGCTGCCCGGCTACCTGGTCCCCGGCCAGATCCACCGCCTCGACCAGCTCCCGGTGCTGGAGGACCGCAAGGTCGACCGGCACACCCTGGCCGCCCTGGCCGTGCGCCTGCGCACCCAGGGCGCCGACGGCGACAGCCCGCGGGGCACCACCGAGCAGCTGCTCGCCGACCTGTTCCGCGAGATCCTCGGCGTCGCCGCCGTCCCGCGCGACATCTCCTTCTTCGCCCTGGGCGGCACCTCGCTGACCGCCGCCCAACTGGCTGGCCGCCTGGAGCAGCAGTTCGCGGTGCGGCTGCGGCTCGCGGAGATCTTCGACGCGCCGACCGTCCGCGACCTGGCCCGCACCCTGGAGGCGAGCCCGGCACGGGTGGACTGA
- a CDS encoding condensation domain-containing protein, giving the protein MDPRENSQAPGADGRPADTQPAGAQPAATRPAATRKEEAMWLLERLVPGSNVNNVPGATVRVEGRLDPDLVLASVNALLRRHPVLRTVYHADATSLRKAVLPPEPATLPLERHRVASETELTEGLREFVARTFPLDGSPLVRLALFSTADADVLCLAVHHLVFDSTSSTVFLEELAHVYDLAAGGQDLTAIPVEEVPTFEERVPDDKSLAYWRAQLEGFDPDSGELWLGSRPGGSGTLAGDHRVHRLSAEASAMLRGAQRSLRAPDAVVLLAAYFLLLARHGAGPDFAVGLPVNIRDQKVQRTIGYHVNILPLRTTIDLGATFKDFVRQVRDRFLEAVAHADAPVDVLLADAPRIEATWRSALFRHVFNFLPGRGTREYRIGGLPGRLEIVETGSSKFDLEFLIVPIGEGYEIKAIYSTDVHTADEVELLLERYDELLSGLGRDPELALGAVPAFSDTDRAVLGAAAGPTFDGPGLVPALAARVAAEPDAVAVQEPSRSVSYRQLWQAALATRELLVAHGVGRADTVGVSAAPGAELLAAALGCWLAGASYVPLTELTADADADVKLVLAAPGAASAAVAERLPLVALAAPGEGGLPEPLTAAPDPDAEAVGELTHRQLAVLLSHFSKQLATGDGAGASTAAHRVDALWRSPLGAEGALLEVWLPLATGGRIVLAAEEAALTDTLAAHPDALLQAPATDWWRLLAAVEGRLLDRPVLVTGAGLNLALAARLRSAGARPHTLRGWWGAAALRAAGTRVPAELTPLAGVRAEVTAPDGGALPIGVRGEIRVAASGALAPTGLLGRWTREGDLEVLGELGRRLRRKGGAVQPEQVEQVLAGHPSVAAAAVLELPGPGAADPVLVALVQRVPGLRQDDPQLIAELQDLATARLPHAAVPDRIAVLAALPSAPDGTVDQLALPAVATEALALAGPGGDEHLPLLVGLWQELIGRPDLDADANFFTSGGHSLLAAQLVQRVEERTGVRLRLADAFEHPTPAALAARMTAVARAA; this is encoded by the coding sequence ATGGACCCTCGCGAGAACAGCCAGGCGCCGGGCGCCGATGGCCGGCCGGCCGACACACAGCCGGCCGGCGCGCAGCCGGCCGCGACGCGGCCCGCCGCCACGCGCAAGGAAGAGGCGATGTGGCTGCTGGAGCGGCTGGTGCCGGGCAGCAACGTCAACAACGTGCCCGGCGCCACCGTGCGGGTCGAGGGCCGCCTTGACCCGGATCTGGTGCTGGCCTCGGTGAACGCGCTGCTGCGCCGCCACCCGGTGCTCCGCACGGTCTACCACGCCGACGCGACCAGCCTGCGCAAGGCGGTGCTGCCACCCGAGCCCGCCACCCTGCCGCTGGAGCGCCACCGCGTCGCCTCCGAAACCGAACTCACCGAGGGGCTGCGCGAGTTCGTCGCCCGAACGTTCCCGCTGGACGGCAGCCCGCTGGTCCGCCTGGCGCTCTTCTCCACGGCCGACGCCGATGTGCTCTGCCTGGCCGTGCACCACCTGGTCTTCGACAGCACCTCCAGCACCGTCTTCCTGGAGGAGCTGGCCCACGTCTACGACCTGGCGGCCGGCGGCCAGGACCTGACCGCGATCCCGGTCGAGGAGGTGCCGACCTTCGAGGAGCGGGTGCCCGACGACAAGAGCCTCGCGTACTGGCGGGCCCAGCTGGAGGGCTTCGACCCGGACAGCGGCGAGCTGTGGCTGGGCAGCCGCCCCGGCGGCTCCGGCACGCTGGCCGGCGACCACCGGGTGCACCGGCTCTCCGCCGAGGCCTCGGCGATGCTGCGCGGCGCCCAGCGCTCACTACGGGCACCGGACGCGGTGGTGCTGCTGGCCGCCTACTTCCTGCTGCTCGCCCGGCACGGCGCGGGTCCCGACTTCGCGGTCGGCCTGCCGGTCAACATCCGCGACCAGAAGGTCCAGCGGACGATCGGCTACCACGTGAACATCCTGCCGCTGCGCACCACCATCGACCTCGGGGCCACCTTCAAGGACTTCGTCCGCCAGGTCCGCGACAGGTTCCTGGAGGCGGTCGCGCACGCCGACGCCCCGGTGGACGTGCTGCTCGCCGACGCGCCGCGGATCGAGGCGACCTGGCGCTCGGCACTCTTCCGGCACGTCTTCAACTTCCTGCCCGGGCGCGGCACCCGCGAGTACCGGATCGGCGGCCTGCCGGGGCGGCTGGAGATCGTGGAGACCGGGAGCAGCAAGTTCGACCTGGAGTTCCTGATCGTCCCGATCGGCGAGGGCTACGAGATCAAGGCCATCTACTCGACCGACGTGCACACCGCCGACGAGGTGGAGCTGCTGCTGGAGCGCTACGACGAGCTGCTCAGCGGGCTCGGCCGGGACCCGGAGCTGGCGCTCGGCGCGGTGCCGGCCTTCTCCGACACCGACCGCGCGGTGCTGGGCGCGGCGGCCGGCCCCACCTTCGACGGCCCCGGGCTGGTCCCGGCGCTCGCCGCCCGGGTGGCCGCCGAGCCGGACGCCGTCGCCGTCCAGGAGCCGTCCCGCTCGGTCAGCTACCGGCAGCTGTGGCAGGCCGCGCTGGCCACCCGTGAGCTGCTGGTGGCGCACGGCGTGGGCCGCGCGGACACCGTGGGCGTCAGCGCGGCGCCCGGCGCCGAGCTGCTCGCGGCCGCCCTGGGCTGCTGGCTGGCCGGCGCCTCCTACGTCCCGCTGACGGAGCTGACGGCGGACGCGGACGCGGACGTGAAGCTGGTGCTGGCCGCCCCCGGGGCCGCCTCGGCGGCGGTGGCCGAGCGACTGCCGCTGGTGGCGCTGGCCGCGCCGGGCGAGGGCGGCCTGCCCGAGCCGCTCACCGCCGCGCCGGACCCGGACGCGGAGGCGGTGGGTGAACTGACGCATCGTCAGCTCGCGGTCCTGCTCTCCCACTTCTCGAAGCAGCTGGCCACCGGCGACGGAGCGGGGGCGAGCACGGCGGCCCACCGGGTGGACGCGCTGTGGCGCTCACCGCTGGGGGCCGAGGGCGCACTGCTGGAGGTCTGGCTGCCGCTCGCCACCGGCGGGCGGATCGTGCTCGCCGCCGAGGAGGCGGCGCTGACCGACACCCTGGCGGCCCACCCCGACGCGCTGCTGCAGGCGCCCGCCACCGACTGGTGGCGCCTGCTCGCCGCCGTCGAGGGCAGGCTGCTCGACCGCCCGGTGCTGGTCACCGGCGCGGGCCTGAACCTCGCGCTGGCCGCCCGGCTGCGCTCGGCCGGCGCCCGCCCGCACACGCTGCGCGGCTGGTGGGGCGCGGCCGCGCTCCGAGCGGCAGGGACCCGCGTGCCGGCCGAGCTCACGCCGCTGGCGGGCGTGCGGGCCGAGGTCACCGCGCCCGATGGCGGCGCGCTGCCGATCGGGGTGCGCGGCGAGATCCGCGTCGCCGCCTCCGGCGCCCTGGCGCCCACCGGCCTGCTGGGCCGCTGGACCCGGGAGGGCGACCTGGAGGTGCTCGGCGAGCTGGGCCGCCGGCTGCGGCGCAAGGGCGGCGCGGTCCAGCCCGAGCAGGTCGAGCAGGTGCTGGCCGGACACCCCTCGGTGGCCGCCGCCGCCGTGCTGGAGCTGCCCGGCCCTGGTGCGGCCGACCCCGTGCTGGTCGCCCTGGTCCAGCGGGTGCCCGGCCTGCGCCAGGACGACCCGCAGCTGATCGCCGAACTCCAGGACCTGGCCACCGCGCGGCTGCCGCACGCCGCCGTTCCCGACCGGATCGCCGTGCTGGCCGCGCTGCCAAGCGCCCCGGACGGCACCGTCGACCAGTTGGCACTGCCCGCCGTGGCCACCGAGGCGCTGGCCCTGGCCGGCCCGGGCGGCGACGAGCACCTGCCGCTGCTGGTCGGGCTCTGGCAGGAGCTGATCGGCCGCCCCGACCTCGACGCGGACGCCAACTTCTTCACCAGCGGCGGCCATTCGCTGCTGGCCGCGCAGCTGGTGCAGCGGGTGGAGGAGCGCACCGGGGTCCGGCTGCGACTGGCCGACGCCTTCGAGCACCCCACGCCCGCGGCGCTGGCCGCCCGGATGACCGCCGTGGCGCGGGCCGCCTGA
- a CDS encoding cytochrome P450 → MEEYLQTSRFIWYMGALGDPYALLLRGQEDPYQYFEQVRARGPLHLSRLGTWVTADHALGNKILRDGRFGTRRGDGARVAPQFSSLDDSFLKLDPPDHTRLRRLSIPLFSPKMMSGYRPHVEHVCDELLDRLDLEGGFDLVQDFAKHLPIALIRGLLGIPEEFREKFDRCCHGSALVLEGFVSPEQTEELQYAVDGLYEVFSDLMELRAAEPGEDVISRLVAAEQEGLLTRRESIGVCGIIAVAGTETTTNLVANGTLALLDRPEQWEMLRKDPDLASGVVEETLRWDSPAQLATRVAHSEVEIAGHTIPEGALVAVLTAAANRDPAVFAEPELFDITRNSKAEHLAFSGGPHYCLGAPLARMEGEVAFRTLAARLPELRQTGPVDRWVSASARGLRHFPVAAR, encoded by the coding sequence ATGGAAGAGTATCTCCAGACCTCGCGGTTCATCTGGTACATGGGCGCGCTCGGCGACCCGTACGCGCTGCTGCTGCGCGGCCAGGAGGACCCCTACCAGTACTTCGAGCAGGTCAGGGCGCGCGGTCCGCTGCACCTGAGCCGGCTGGGCACCTGGGTGACGGCCGACCACGCGCTGGGCAACAAGATCCTGCGTGACGGCCGGTTCGGCACCCGCCGGGGCGACGGCGCCCGGGTGGCGCCGCAGTTCTCCTCGCTGGACGACTCCTTCCTCAAGCTCGACCCGCCGGACCACACCCGGCTGCGTCGCCTCTCGATCCCGCTCTTCAGCCCGAAGATGATGTCCGGCTACCGCCCGCACGTCGAGCACGTCTGCGACGAACTGCTCGACCGGCTCGACCTGGAGGGCGGCTTCGACCTGGTCCAGGACTTCGCCAAGCACCTGCCGATCGCGCTGATCCGCGGCCTGCTCGGGATCCCGGAGGAGTTCCGGGAGAAGTTCGACCGCTGCTGCCACGGCTCCGCGCTGGTCCTGGAGGGCTTCGTCTCGCCCGAGCAGACCGAGGAGCTGCAGTACGCGGTGGACGGCCTCTACGAGGTCTTCTCCGACCTGATGGAGCTGCGCGCCGCCGAACCCGGCGAGGACGTGATCAGCCGGCTGGTCGCCGCCGAGCAGGAGGGCCTGCTGACCCGGCGAGAGTCGATCGGCGTCTGCGGCATCATCGCGGTGGCCGGCACCGAGACCACCACCAACCTGGTCGCCAACGGCACCCTGGCCCTGCTGGACCGCCCCGAGCAGTGGGAGATGCTCCGCAAGGACCCCGACCTGGCCTCCGGCGTGGTCGAGGAGACCCTGCGCTGGGACTCCCCCGCGCAGTTGGCCACCCGGGTCGCCCACAGCGAGGTGGAGATCGCCGGGCACACCATCCCCGAAGGCGCGCTGGTCGCGGTCCTGACGGCGGCCGCCAACCGCGACCCGGCGGTCTTCGCCGAGCCCGAACTCTTCGACATCACCCGCAACTCCAAGGCCGAGCACCTGGCCTTCTCCGGCGGCCCGCACTACTGCCTGGGCGCGCCGCTGGCCCGGATGGAGGGCGAGGTCGCCTTCCGCACCCTGGCGGCCCGGCTGCCCGAGCTGCGCCAGACCGGGCCGGTGGACCGCTGGGTCTCCGCCTCGGCCCGCGGCCTGCGGCACTTCCCGGTAGCGGCCCGCTGA
- a CDS encoding cytochrome P450, whose protein sequence is MTIPAGDQLQEQAKTATFVWQMSELGDPYAKLLLRQVNPYRFCEQARELGPIHRSKVGPWVTADHKLALGILRDRRFGVRRADGTRDLAQFTSMDDSFLKLDPPDHTRLRRMVTPFFGARRFNAQRPRIEALCHELLDAVEPGAVFDLMDQLIRPLMNTLVRDLFQVPAAAAERFDRNCTTTGRVFEGFASPEQYEELETAVTDLREVLTELVELRRAEPGDDVVSELLASYGQGGVTMDEVIGVLGLLSIAGTESTSHLMGNGLLALLEHRDQWELLLADPDLAPKVVDETLRYDPPNQLISRVAHVDVELAGVRIEAGDSVIILTGGANRDPQAYPDPNRFDITREGGPESLTFSTGIHFCLGAALARTAAEICFRVLVDRMPTLRQAGPVRRRMASSIRGLHRFPVTA, encoded by the coding sequence ATGACTATTCCGGCGGGCGACCAGCTCCAGGAGCAGGCCAAGACTGCCACCTTCGTCTGGCAGATGAGCGAACTCGGCGATCCTTACGCCAAGTTGCTGCTGCGTCAGGTCAACCCCTACCGCTTCTGCGAGCAGGCGCGCGAGCTGGGGCCGATCCACCGCAGCAAGGTCGGCCCCTGGGTGACCGCGGACCACAAGCTGGCGCTGGGCATCCTGCGCGACCGCCGGTTCGGCGTGCGCCGGGCCGACGGCACCCGCGACCTGGCCCAGTTCACCTCGATGGACGACTCCTTCCTCAAGCTGGACCCGCCGGACCACACCCGGCTGCGCCGGATGGTCACCCCGTTCTTCGGCGCCCGCCGGTTCAACGCGCAGCGCCCGCGGATCGAGGCGCTCTGCCACGAGCTGCTGGACGCCGTGGAGCCCGGCGCGGTCTTCGACCTGATGGACCAGCTGATCCGGCCACTGATGAACACCCTGGTCCGCGACCTGTTCCAGGTGCCGGCCGCCGCCGCCGAGCGCTTCGACCGCAACTGCACCACCACGGGCCGGGTGTTCGAGGGCTTCGCCTCCCCCGAGCAGTACGAGGAGCTGGAGACCGCCGTCACCGACCTGCGCGAGGTGCTGACCGAGCTGGTCGAGCTGCGCCGCGCCGAGCCGGGCGACGACGTGGTCAGCGAGCTGCTCGCCTCCTACGGCCAGGGCGGGGTCACCATGGACGAGGTGATCGGGGTGCTCGGGCTGCTCTCCATCGCCGGCACCGAGTCCACCTCGCACCTGATGGGCAACGGCCTGCTCGCCCTGCTGGAGCACCGCGACCAGTGGGAGCTGCTGCTCGCCGATCCGGACCTGGCGCCCAAGGTGGTCGACGAGACGCTGCGCTACGACCCGCCGAACCAGCTGATCAGCCGGGTCGCCCACGTGGACGTGGAGCTGGCCGGGGTCCGGATCGAGGCCGGCGACTCGGTCATCATCCTGACCGGCGGCGCGAACCGGGACCCGCAGGCCTACCCCGATCCGAACCGCTTCGACATCACCCGCGAGGGCGGCCCCGAGTCCCTCACCTTCTCCACCGGAATCCACTTCTGCCTGGGCGCGGCCCTGGCCAGGACGGCGGCCGAGATCTGCTTCCGCGTGCTGGTCGACCGGATGCCCACGCTGCGCCAGGCGGGACCGGTGCGGCGGCGGATGGCCTCCTCGATCCGCGGCCTGCACCGCTTCCCGGTGACGGCGTAA
- a CDS encoding acyl-CoA carboxylase epsilon subunit, with the protein MSAAPTPAPGPALLRVVAGRPDAAELAAVTAVLLRARAAALAAQAAQAAAEEAEEAAGSGWRPGRRGSYRQAGSWAIR; encoded by the coding sequence GTGTCTGCGGCACCCACGCCCGCACCAGGACCCGCGCTGCTGCGGGTCGTGGCCGGCCGCCCGGACGCGGCGGAACTGGCCGCCGTCACGGCCGTGTTGCTGCGCGCCCGCGCGGCGGCGCTGGCGGCCCAGGCGGCCCAGGCGGCCGCCGAGGAGGCCGAGGAGGCCGCCGGCTCGGGCTGGCGGCCCGGCCGGCGCGGCTCCTACCGGCAGGCCGGCAGCTGGGCGATCCGGTAG
- a CDS encoding acyl-CoA carboxylase subunit beta produces MSATDLRVRAAELRAVKEDAEFGPSLAATEAQHQRGKLTVRERLELLFDPGTFREIEQLRRHRATGFGLEDRRPPTDGVVTGWGKVAGRTVFTYAHDFRIFGGSLGEAHAEKIHKVMDLALAAGAPLVSLSDGAGARIQEGVTALAGYGGIFRRNVAASGVIPQISVMLGPCAGGATYSPALTDFVFMVRDIAQMYITGPDVVQAVTGEQITHNGLGGAEVHSSVSGASAFLYDTEEDCLAEVRHLISLLPANNRELPPRVSPGDSVDRVNERLLELVPADPNRSYDMRAVIEEIVDDGDLFEVHATWATNIICALTRLDGHVVGVVANQPASLAGVLDIHASEKAARFVQTCDAFNIPLVTLVDVPGFLPGGDQEHGGIIRHGAKLLYSYCAATVPRVQVILRKAYGGAYIVMDSRSIGADLSYAWPTNEIAVMGAEGAANVVFRREIAASDDPEAARAQRVKQYRQELMHPYYAAERGLVDDVIDPARTRAVLIDALEVLRAKHAPLPERKHGNPPF; encoded by the coding sequence ATGTCTGCTACCGACCTCCGGGTGAGAGCGGCCGAGCTGCGCGCGGTCAAGGAGGACGCCGAGTTCGGCCCCTCGCTGGCCGCCACCGAGGCCCAGCACCAGCGCGGCAAGCTCACCGTGCGCGAGCGTCTTGAACTCCTCTTCGACCCGGGCACGTTCCGCGAGATCGAGCAGCTGCGCCGGCACCGGGCCACCGGGTTCGGCCTGGAGGACCGCCGACCGCCGACCGACGGCGTGGTGACCGGCTGGGGCAAGGTGGCGGGCCGCACGGTCTTCACCTACGCCCACGACTTCCGGATCTTCGGCGGCTCGCTGGGCGAGGCGCACGCCGAGAAGATCCACAAGGTGATGGACCTGGCCCTGGCGGCCGGCGCGCCGCTGGTCTCGCTCAGCGACGGGGCCGGTGCCCGGATCCAGGAGGGCGTCACCGCGCTGGCCGGCTACGGCGGCATCTTCCGCCGCAACGTGGCCGCCTCCGGGGTGATCCCGCAGATCTCGGTGATGCTGGGCCCCTGCGCGGGCGGCGCCACCTACTCCCCCGCGCTGACCGACTTCGTCTTCATGGTCCGCGACATCGCCCAGATGTACATCACCGGGCCCGACGTGGTGCAGGCGGTGACCGGCGAGCAGATCACCCACAACGGGCTCGGCGGCGCCGAGGTGCACTCCTCGGTCTCCGGGGCCAGCGCCTTCCTCTACGACACCGAGGAGGACTGCCTGGCCGAGGTGCGGCACCTGATCTCGCTGCTGCCCGCCAACAACCGCGAGCTGCCGCCCCGGGTGAGCCCCGGCGATTCGGTGGACCGGGTCAACGAGCGCCTGTTGGAGCTGGTGCCGGCCGACCCCAACCGCTCCTACGACATGCGCGCGGTGATCGAGGAGATCGTCGACGACGGCGACCTCTTCGAGGTGCACGCCACCTGGGCGACCAACATCATCTGCGCGCTGACCCGGCTCGACGGCCACGTGGTCGGTGTGGTGGCCAACCAGCCCGCCTCGCTGGCCGGCGTGCTCGACATCCACGCCTCGGAGAAGGCGGCGCGCTTCGTGCAGACCTGCGACGCCTTCAACATCCCGCTGGTCACCCTGGTCGACGTGCCCGGCTTCCTGCCCGGCGGCGACCAGGAGCACGGCGGGATCATCCGGCACGGCGCCAAGCTGCTCTACTCCTACTGCGCGGCCACCGTGCCCCGGGTGCAGGTGATCCTGCGCAAGGCCTACGGCGGCGCCTACATCGTGATGGACTCGCGCTCGATCGGCGCCGACCTCTCCTACGCCTGGCCGACCAACGAGATCGCCGTGATGGGCGCCGAGGGCGCGGCCAACGTGGTCTTCCGCCGCGAGATCGCCGCCTCCGACGACCCGGAGGCCGCCCGGGCGCAGCGGGTCAAGCAGTACCGGCAGGAGCTGATGCACCCGTACTACGCGGCCGAACGCGGCCTGGTGGACGACGTGATCGACCCGGCCAGGACCCGGGCGGTGCTGATCGACGCGCTGGAGGTGCTGCGCGCCAAGCACGCGCCGCTGCCCGAGCGCAAGCACGGCAACCCGCCGTTCTGA
- a CDS encoding fatty acyl-AMP ligase translates to MAAPRFDTFTQLLRARAAELAEQDVHVHLRDAPGGPVAEHLTYGRLDREARRIASCLQSLGATGEPVLLLHTSTTRFLTAFAACLYAGAVAVPAPMPGDGGHGKRLHRAGSVLADTGARLVLTDSEGAPEVSLWLAQANRQDVVCLAIDLPELGAPEDWREVPAGPDDLAFLQYTSGSVADPRGVMVTHRNLLANQESLRSLLGTTAADRFGSWLPYYHDMGLIAHLLHPVLLGSFSVQVAPDSFVRRPLRWLQAIERYGVTVAGGPNFCYDLCVRRITDEQLAGLDLSRWRLALNGAEPVRAESLRAFAERFAPTGFDPGALFPAYGLAEATLVVSGGEPGAGPTERVVDPLALERDQLLPALPGRPARTLVGCGRPVGLRARIVDPTTRRALPDGAVGEIWLRGESVARGYWKRPGESELTFAAALADGEGPFLRTGDLGVLDEGELFVTGRLKELVILNGRNIYPQDIEWAARSVRPALTLGFGAAFAVEADREQLVLVQEVRGAGADPQALRTLAHAIQALIGREFSIPAGNVLLVPPGTVRRTTSGKVQRTTMRRLFLAGALQGEYEVLTPQVHELVRSRAVELGDDLLPPLTAEGARAW, encoded by the coding sequence ATGGCCGCACCGCGATTCGACACGTTCACCCAGCTGCTGCGGGCCCGGGCGGCCGAGCTCGCGGAGCAGGACGTCCACGTCCACCTGCGGGACGCGCCCGGCGGACCGGTGGCCGAGCACCTGACCTACGGCCGGCTCGACCGCGAGGCCCGGCGGATCGCCTCCTGCCTGCAGTCGCTGGGCGCCACCGGTGAGCCGGTGCTGCTGCTGCACACCTCCACCACCCGCTTCCTGACCGCCTTCGCGGCCTGCCTGTACGCCGGCGCGGTCGCCGTCCCGGCCCCCATGCCGGGCGACGGCGGCCACGGCAAGCGGCTGCACCGCGCCGGCTCGGTGCTCGCCGACACCGGCGCGCGCCTGGTGCTGACCGACAGCGAGGGCGCCCCCGAGGTATCGCTCTGGCTCGCCCAGGCGAACCGGCAGGACGTGGTCTGCCTGGCCATCGACCTGCCCGAACTCGGCGCTCCCGAGGACTGGCGCGAGGTGCCCGCCGGCCCGGACGACCTGGCCTTCCTGCAGTACACCTCGGGCTCGGTGGCCGACCCGCGCGGCGTGATGGTGACGCACCGCAACCTGCTGGCCAATCAGGAGTCGCTGCGCTCCCTGCTGGGCACCACCGCGGCGGACCGGTTCGGCAGCTGGCTGCCGTACTACCACGACATGGGCCTGATCGCGCACCTGCTGCACCCGGTGCTGCTCGGCAGCTTCTCGGTGCAGGTCGCGCCCGACTCCTTCGTGCGGCGCCCGCTGCGCTGGCTGCAGGCGATCGAGCGCTACGGCGTGACCGTGGCCGGCGGCCCCAACTTCTGCTACGACCTGTGCGTGCGCCGGATCACCGACGAGCAGCTGGCGGGCCTCGACCTGTCCCGCTGGCGCCTCGCGCTGAACGGCGCCGAGCCGGTGCGGGCCGAGAGCCTGCGGGCCTTCGCCGAGCGCTTCGCCCCCACCGGGTTCGACCCCGGGGCGCTCTTCCCCGCCTACGGTCTGGCCGAGGCCACGCTGGTGGTCTCCGGCGGCGAGCCCGGCGCCGGCCCCACCGAGCGCGTCGTGGACCCGCTCGCGCTGGAGCGCGACCAGCTGCTGCCGGCCCTGCCGGGGCGGCCCGCCCGGACCCTGGTGGGCTGCGGTCGGCCGGTCGGCCTGCGGGCGCGGATCGTCGACCCGACCACCCGCCGGGCGCTGCCCGACGGCGCCGTCGGCGAGATCTGGCTGCGCGGCGAGAGCGTGGCGCGCGGCTACTGGAAGCGGCCCGGCGAGAGCGAGCTGACCTTCGCCGCCGCGCTGGCGGACGGCGAGGGCCCGTTCCTGCGCACCGGCGACCTCGGCGTGCTGGACGAGGGCGAGCTGTTCGTCACCGGCCGGCTCAAGGAGCTGGTGATCCTCAACGGCCGCAACATCTACCCGCAGGACATCGAGTGGGCCGCCCGCTCGGTGCGCCCGGCGCTGACCCTGGGCTTCGGCGCGGCCTTCGCCGTGGAGGCCGACCGCGAGCAGCTGGTGCTGGTCCAGGAGGTGCGCGGAGCCGGTGCCGACCCGCAGGCGCTGCGCACCCTGGCGCACGCGATCCAGGCGCTGATCGGCCGCGAGTTCAGCATCCCGGCGGGCAACGTGCTGCTGGTGCCCCCGGGCACCGTGCGGCGCACCACCAGCGGCAAGGTCCAGCGCACCACCATGCGCAGGCTCTTCCTGGCCGGCGCGCTGCAGGGCGAGTACGAGGTGCTCACCCCGCAGGTGCACGAGCTGGTCAGGTCCCGGGCCGTCGAGCTCGGGGACGACCTGCTGCCGCCGCTCACCGCCGAGGGGGCCCGCGCGTGGTGA